In one window of uncultured Acetobacteroides sp. DNA:
- a CDS encoding FprA family A-type flavoprotein yields the protein MLKPLKVAGEIYWLGANDRKKHLFENIWPLPNGVAYNCFLINDEKTALVDTIESGVAGDFVEKVESLLAGRPLDYLIINHMELDHTGEVKEILKRYPNVQIIGNSKTFKIVEAYWGNVNNFKHVEDNEELPLGHHKLKFLMTPWVHWPETMMTYDVTEQVLFSGDAFGSFGTLDGGVFDDEIDFTYYEEDMRRYFSNIVGKYANMVQKAFKKLEGVPVKSVCPVHGPVWRSNPEVVLGLYDKWSKMEAENGVVIIYASMYGNTEQVADYIARKIAERGVKKIRIHDVSKTHISNLINDIWKYKGVILGSCAYNSQMFPLMEQLTRELEHMGVKDRELGIFGSYSWNGGGVKNIKKFQENVSWNLVSEPVEIYGIPDGKKLAQCDALALEMAEKLK from the coding sequence ATGTTGAAACCTTTAAAAGTTGCAGGTGAAATTTATTGGTTAGGAGCTAACGACCGTAAAAAGCATCTTTTCGAAAATATTTGGCCATTACCCAACGGCGTAGCATACAACTGTTTCCTAATTAATGACGAGAAAACAGCGCTGGTAGACACGATTGAGTCTGGCGTTGCTGGTGATTTTGTGGAAAAGGTGGAGTCGTTACTGGCAGGGCGTCCTTTGGATTACCTAATCATTAACCACATGGAGTTAGACCATACTGGTGAGGTAAAGGAGATTCTTAAGCGATACCCGAACGTGCAGATCATTGGAAATTCAAAGACATTTAAAATAGTCGAGGCTTATTGGGGAAATGTCAATAATTTCAAGCATGTAGAGGATAATGAAGAACTCCCATTAGGGCATCATAAGTTGAAGTTTTTAATGACTCCATGGGTGCATTGGCCCGAAACGATGATGACCTATGATGTTACGGAGCAGGTGCTCTTCTCTGGTGATGCATTTGGGAGTTTCGGTACGCTCGATGGTGGTGTTTTCGATGATGAAATAGATTTTACTTACTATGAGGAGGATATGCGTCGCTACTTCTCGAATATTGTGGGTAAATATGCCAACATGGTGCAGAAAGCATTCAAGAAATTGGAAGGTGTTCCTGTAAAATCGGTATGCCCTGTTCACGGACCGGTATGGAGAAGCAATCCAGAGGTCGTTCTAGGACTATATGACAAATGGAGCAAGATGGAGGCCGAAAATGGAGTTGTCATAATTTACGCTTCGATGTATGGAAATACCGAGCAAGTTGCCGACTATATTGCTCGCAAAATTGCTGAACGTGGAGTAAAGAAGATTCGTATTCACGATGTGTCAAAAACGCATATTTCTAATCTAATCAACGATATTTGGAAGTATAAAGGCGTGATTCTAGGCAGCTGCGCATACAATAGTCAGATGTTTCCGTTGATGGAGCAGCTCACGCGTGAACTTGAGCATATGGGCGTAAAGGATCGTGAACTTGGGATCTTTGGTTCGTACAGTTGGAATGGCGGCGGTGTGAAAAATATAAAAAAGTTTCAGGAAAATGTCAGCTGGAATCTAGTGTCGGAACCTGTTGAAATATATGGCATTCCAGATGGTAAGAAGTTGGCTCAGTGCGATGCTTTAGCACTCGAAATGGCTGAAAAACTTAAGTAG
- a CDS encoding thioesterase family protein, with amino-acid sequence MEFNLPVGLSYTSKKKVTIDDVASRYGSGMIDVFATPALVAIMENAALMAVASYLPEGFNTVGIEISTTHVKATPIGMEVKATARLINVDGKKLTFEIVAEDEEGVIGKGVHSRFIIDTEKFMAKLTKK; translated from the coding sequence ATGGAGTTTAACCTACCAGTCGGATTGTCCTATACTTCAAAAAAGAAAGTAACCATTGATGATGTAGCATCTCGCTATGGATCGGGCATGATTGATGTATTTGCAACACCCGCATTGGTTGCTATTATGGAAAATGCAGCATTGATGGCGGTTGCTAGCTATTTGCCCGAAGGATTCAATACTGTTGGTATAGAAATATCGACTACCCATGTGAAGGCAACTCCAATAGGAATGGAGGTAAAAGCTACGGCACGCCTTATAAATGTGGATGGGAAAAAGCTAACCTTCGAAATTGTTGCAGAAGATGAGGAAGGTGTAATCGGGAAAGGAGTACATTCGAGGTTTATTATCGACACGGAAAAGTTTATGGCGAAGTTAACTAAAAAGTAG
- a CDS encoding DUF4301 family protein: MMSSKDKEEIEALGGDPSAIEYQLKQFESGFPFLELKAPATVPSGIMRVDDAQKAYFVEKYERYSGKRVKFVPASGAATRMFKSLYEAKDRLEKGEAKESVFERLKDVRQVFDSLEKFAFYPELKEICAFKGILLSNLSSADCAVVLSLILGEGGLNYGNLPKGLVKFHTYASGARKAVAEHLVEGAEYAKNGDSSVLIHFTVSPNHLEGFKAEVAKSKEAIEKVYGVSISAEYSIQKPSTDTIAVNLDNTPFRDNNGKLVFRPAGHGALLENLNDITGDIIFIKNIDNVVPDSLKPITIEYKKVLGGLLVDVQGKAFAVLQALDANASDEKALTDGLSLIERLGGDLSKLDILNGTAKADYVKKFLNKPIRICGMVKNQGEPGGGPFVALNSDGDYSLQIVESSQIDLKNPDQKAVFDSSTHFNPVDLVCGVKNYKGEKFDLRDFRDPKTGFISIKSKDGRELKAMELPGLWNGAMSNWITLFVEVPLITFNPVKSINDLLRVEHQ; encoded by the coding sequence ATAATGTCTAGCAAGGATAAAGAAGAAATAGAAGCATTGGGTGGTGACCCATCTGCAATAGAGTATCAGCTTAAGCAGTTTGAGAGCGGTTTTCCCTTTCTGGAACTAAAGGCTCCAGCGACAGTGCCTTCTGGTATTATGCGGGTTGATGATGCTCAAAAGGCGTATTTTGTTGAAAAGTATGAACGCTATAGCGGTAAGCGCGTAAAGTTTGTTCCAGCTTCAGGTGCTGCAACTCGCATGTTTAAATCGCTGTACGAGGCGAAAGATCGCCTAGAAAAAGGAGAAGCAAAAGAGTCTGTATTCGAACGCTTAAAGGATGTGAGGCAGGTTTTTGATAGTTTGGAAAAGTTTGCTTTTTATCCAGAACTAAAAGAGATATGTGCCTTTAAGGGCATTTTATTGAGCAATCTTTCTTCTGCTGATTGTGCTGTAGTACTATCGCTAATTCTTGGAGAAGGTGGCTTGAACTATGGCAATCTTCCTAAGGGGCTTGTAAAATTCCACACCTATGCTAGTGGAGCGCGTAAGGCAGTTGCCGAACATTTGGTGGAAGGAGCCGAATATGCTAAAAATGGCGATTCAAGCGTTCTTATTCATTTTACGGTATCTCCCAACCATCTTGAAGGCTTTAAGGCTGAAGTTGCAAAGTCAAAAGAGGCTATTGAGAAGGTATACGGTGTATCTATTTCGGCAGAGTATTCTATTCAAAAGCCATCGACTGATACTATTGCAGTAAATCTTGACAATACTCCATTCCGTGATAACAATGGCAAGCTGGTATTCCGGCCTGCTGGGCATGGTGCGTTGCTCGAAAACCTAAATGACATTACTGGAGACATCATCTTTATTAAGAATATAGATAATGTTGTACCCGATAGCTTAAAGCCAATCACTATTGAGTACAAAAAGGTTTTGGGCGGATTGCTTGTTGATGTTCAGGGAAAAGCGTTTGCTGTATTACAAGCCCTTGATGCAAATGCTAGCGACGAAAAGGCGCTTACAGATGGTCTGTCGTTGATAGAGAGGCTTGGTGGTGATTTGAGTAAACTCGATATTCTGAATGGAACTGCAAAGGCTGATTATGTAAAGAAATTCCTAAATAAGCCAATTCGCATTTGTGGGATGGTAAAGAATCAGGGAGAACCAGGTGGTGGCCCATTTGTGGCTCTCAACTCAGATGGGGACTATTCACTTCAAATTGTAGAAAGTTCACAGATTGATTTGAAGAATCCAGATCAGAAGGCCGTATTTGATAGTTCAACCCACTTCAATCCGGTTGATTTAGTGTGTGGAGTGAAGAACTATAAGGGTGAAAAGTTTGATCTAAGGGATTTTCGTGATCCGAAAACGGGCTTTATTTCTATAAAGAGTAAGGATGGGCGCGAATTAAAAGCGATGGAACTCCCAGGGCTTTGGAATGGCGCTATGAGCAACTGGATTACGTTATTTGTAGAGGTTCCTCTAATAACGTTTAATCCTGTTAAGTCGATTAATGATTTACTCAGAGTTGAGCATCAGTAA
- the glmS gene encoding glutamine--fructose-6-phosphate transaminase (isomerizing), with protein MCGIVAYVGPKDAYPVIIKGLKRLEYRGYDSAGIALVNGGLNIIKKKGKVINLEEFASNTDLKGHIGIGHTRWATHGIPSDANSHPHTSGDGKIALVHNGIIENYLTLKSDLLKKGHVFKSETDTEVLVHFIEDIRNELKCNLEEAVRVALGRVVGAFAIAVISIDEPTVMVAARRGSPLAVGIGDGEYVIASDVTPIVEYTQSVIYPKDNEMVVINGADYKLIDLENNLLEPYVKELDFELASIEKGGFEHFMLKEIMEQPRTFRDCLRGRLKADELYIKLGGIRDYVDEIISAKRILIIACGTSYHAGLVAKYLFEDLCGIPTDIDFASEFRYRKVVITERTVVLGISQSGETADTIVALEKAKKKGAKVLGICNVVGSSIARLTDAGVYTHVGVEIGVASTKAFTGQLAIIYMMALLIAKEKGSLEFEKYKHLIEEFDRIPDKIEQTLKNTYTAVEQVSAACRHASSMIYLGRGLNYPIALEGALKLKEITYIHAEGYPAAEMKHGPIALIDENMFVVFIAPKDKTYEKIVSNIQEVKSRGGKVVALVTEGDKTISKMADYTIEIPETDKIFTPVLNIIPLQMLSYQVAKLRECNIDQPRNLAKSVTVE; from the coding sequence ATGTGTGGAATTGTTGCGTATGTTGGGCCTAAGGATGCTTATCCTGTTATTATTAAAGGACTAAAGCGTTTAGAGTACAGAGGGTATGATAGTGCTGGTATAGCATTGGTCAATGGAGGCTTAAACATCATCAAGAAAAAGGGTAAAGTAATAAACCTCGAAGAATTTGCGAGCAACACCGATTTAAAAGGTCATATTGGAATAGGACATACGCGCTGGGCTACTCACGGAATCCCTAGCGATGCCAATTCTCATCCGCATACATCTGGCGATGGCAAGATTGCCCTTGTTCACAACGGTATTATCGAAAACTACCTCACATTAAAGTCTGACTTGCTTAAAAAGGGGCATGTTTTCAAAAGTGAAACTGATACGGAGGTTCTAGTTCATTTCATAGAGGATATTCGTAACGAGTTAAAGTGTAATCTGGAGGAGGCCGTTCGCGTGGCCTTGGGGCGCGTGGTTGGCGCATTTGCCATTGCCGTTATATCTATCGATGAGCCAACCGTAATGGTGGCTGCGCGAAGGGGAAGCCCCTTGGCTGTAGGAATTGGGGACGGTGAGTATGTTATTGCCTCGGATGTTACGCCAATTGTAGAGTATACTCAGAGCGTTATCTACCCTAAGGATAACGAAATGGTGGTTATTAATGGCGCCGACTATAAGCTGATAGACCTTGAAAATAATCTTCTTGAGCCATACGTAAAGGAACTCGATTTTGAGCTTGCTAGCATCGAAAAGGGAGGCTTTGAGCACTTTATGCTTAAGGAGATAATGGAGCAGCCACGTACTTTTAGGGATTGCCTTCGTGGTAGATTAAAAGCTGATGAATTGTATATCAAACTAGGAGGTATTCGCGATTATGTCGATGAGATTATATCCGCAAAACGAATACTAATTATAGCATGTGGTACCTCGTACCATGCAGGGCTTGTTGCAAAGTACCTATTCGAGGATCTTTGCGGCATTCCTACTGATATTGATTTTGCATCGGAGTTTCGCTACCGCAAGGTGGTGATTACTGAGCGTACGGTTGTATTGGGCATTTCGCAATCTGGAGAAACTGCAGATACCATTGTTGCTCTCGAAAAGGCAAAGAAGAAGGGGGCTAAGGTGCTTGGAATTTGCAATGTTGTTGGTTCTTCGATTGCGCGTCTTACTGATGCAGGTGTTTACACCCACGTAGGTGTTGAGATTGGAGTGGCAAGTACCAAAGCGTTTACCGGACAGCTGGCCATTATCTACATGATGGCGCTGCTTATTGCCAAAGAGAAAGGCAGTTTGGAATTCGAAAAGTACAAGCATCTGATTGAAGAATTCGACCGAATTCCTGATAAAATAGAGCAAACCCTAAAGAATACCTATACGGCTGTAGAGCAGGTGTCGGCAGCATGCCGACATGCATCGAGCATGATATACCTCGGACGTGGGCTTAACTACCCAATTGCGCTAGAGGGGGCTCTAAAGTTAAAGGAGATAACCTACATCCATGCCGAAGGCTATCCTGCTGCCGAAATGAAGCACGGTCCTATTGCGCTTATCGATGAGAACATGTTTGTGGTATTCATCGCACCAAAGGATAAGACTTACGAAAAAATAGTTTCCAACATTCAGGAGGTGAAGTCGCGCGGAGGAAAGGTAGTTGCACTGGTAACTGAGGGTGATAAAACAATCTCCAAGATGGCCGACTATACCATCGAAATTCCAGAAACGGATAAGATTTTCACCCCAGTACTGAATATTATTCCGCTACAAATGCTATCGTACCAGGTGGCTAAGTTGCGCGAGTGCAATATCGATCAGCCTAGAAATCTTGCTAAATCTGTAACTGTAGAGTAG
- a CDS encoding DUF4954 family protein, protein MGFIKRFDAQLLGYDFINKEFLPEGKDEHYIRYQQKEKNGFRKLTGQEVDMLVRNGNMSDNWDTVLVDDPFNPGLVRNCIFYGLVRIGKLEPQCLEYHDLRLPVGLYNSMIISSDIGDNVAIHNVGYLSHYILDSESMLFNIDEMETSNKSKFGNGIIKDGETEAQRLWMEICNENGGRKVLPFDGMLTSDAYLWSKFRDDKELMRRFREITENAYSPKRGFYGRVGKGCVIKNTSSIKDVNIGDSTYIKGANKLKNLTINSSEDSPTQIGEGVELVNGIVGTGCKAFYGVKAVRFVMGVNSSLKYGARLINSYLGENSTISCCEVLNSLIYPSHEQHHNNSFLIASCVQGQSNIAAGATLGSNHTSRANDGEIIAKRGFWAGLSTSIKHNSRFGSFTLLTKANYLHSISIDLPFALVANNESDNRLEIIPAYWWRYNMYALERNAWKFVMRDNREEIGQKFEYGYLAPDSVSEILKATDMLYRWIAEEVEPNTTDNHRAIAEKAIAEGYNPASILISSEGIEASSRKVLIKKPVQAIIAYKEMVKYYALTSFIDYMKAYGVGLEGILAMDSDGIDRCWMNVGGQIIKCSFIEELKRKVKSKELNSWDEIHAAYRSQDDCYTADRARYAKYALGQLLGQALDIESLLQLADDGVAIAQLVKERVYQSRLKDYNDPFRKMVYDSAEEMEAVVGSIADNDFIAHSEAVYQKTLSNVKALFAKIKTV, encoded by the coding sequence ATGGGATTTATTAAGCGTTTTGATGCCCAACTGCTGGGTTACGATTTTATTAATAAGGAGTTCCTGCCCGAGGGTAAGGACGAGCATTATATTCGGTATCAGCAAAAGGAGAAGAACGGCTTCCGCAAGCTTACCGGGCAGGAGGTTGACATGCTGGTGCGCAACGGAAACATGTCGGACAACTGGGATACCGTGCTTGTGGACGATCCCTTTAATCCAGGGTTGGTTCGCAACTGCATATTCTACGGGCTGGTTCGTATTGGTAAACTCGAGCCACAGTGCCTAGAGTACCACGACCTGCGGCTACCTGTTGGCCTCTACAACTCGATGATAATATCCAGCGATATAGGCGACAACGTTGCCATACATAACGTTGGGTACCTGTCGCACTATATCCTCGACAGCGAGTCGATGCTGTTTAACATCGACGAGATGGAGACCTCAAATAAGTCTAAGTTTGGCAATGGCATCATTAAGGATGGCGAGACTGAGGCCCAGCGCTTGTGGATGGAGATCTGCAACGAGAATGGCGGGCGCAAGGTGCTTCCCTTTGATGGGATGCTTACCAGCGACGCCTACCTGTGGTCGAAGTTCCGAGACGACAAGGAACTGATGCGCCGATTCCGGGAGATTACCGAGAATGCCTACTCGCCTAAGCGAGGATTCTACGGAAGGGTTGGAAAGGGGTGCGTCATCAAAAATACCAGCAGCATTAAGGATGTGAACATTGGCGATAGCACCTACATCAAGGGCGCCAATAAACTCAAGAACCTAACCATTAACTCCAGCGAGGATAGCCCTACCCAGATTGGGGAAGGGGTTGAGCTGGTAAACGGCATTGTTGGCACCGGCTGTAAGGCTTTCTACGGCGTTAAGGCGGTCAGGTTTGTGATGGGGGTTAACTCGTCGCTGAAGTATGGAGCCCGCCTGATCAACTCGTACCTAGGCGAGAACTCGACCATATCGTGCTGCGAGGTGCTCAACAGCCTCATCTACCCCAGCCACGAGCAGCACCACAACAACTCGTTCCTTATTGCCTCGTGCGTGCAGGGGCAGAGCAACATTGCAGCAGGGGCAACGCTTGGATCGAACCATACCTCGAGGGCTAACGATGGCGAGATTATCGCCAAGCGAGGCTTTTGGGCTGGCCTGTCGACCTCCATCAAGCATAATAGCCGTTTTGGGTCGTTTACGCTTCTCACTAAGGCCAACTACCTGCACTCGATAAGCATCGACCTGCCGTTTGCGCTGGTGGCCAACAACGAATCGGATAACCGGCTAGAGATTATCCCCGCCTACTGGTGGCGCTACAACATGTACGCGCTCGAGCGCAATGCCTGGAAGTTTGTGATGCGCGATAATCGTGAGGAAATAGGGCAGAAGTTCGAGTACGGCTACCTAGCCCCCGACTCCGTTTCCGAAATATTGAAGGCAACCGACATGCTATACCGCTGGATTGCCGAAGAGGTGGAACCCAACACCACGGATAACCATAGAGCCATCGCCGAAAAGGCCATTGCCGAAGGGTATAACCCCGCATCAATCCTTATCAGCTCCGAAGGCATCGAGGCATCATCCCGCAAGGTGCTAATAAAGAAACCAGTTCAGGCAATTATCGCCTACAAGGAGATGGTGAAGTACTACGCGCTAACCTCGTTTATCGACTACATGAAGGCCTATGGCGTTGGGCTGGAGGGGATACTCGCCATGGATAGCGATGGCATCGACCGCTGCTGGATGAACGTTGGTGGGCAAATCATCAAGTGCTCCTTCATCGAAGAGCTGAAGCGGAAGGTGAAATCGAAGGAACTGAACAGCTGGGACGAGATCCACGCCGCCTACCGCTCGCAGGACGACTGCTACACCGCCGACAGGGCCCGCTACGCCAAGTACGCGCTGGGCCAGCTCCTCGGACAAGCGCTGGATATTGAGTCGCTGCTTCAGCTTGCCGACGATGGCGTGGCCATTGCCCAGCTGGTAAAGGAGCGCGTCTACCAGTCGCGGCTTAAGGACTACAACGATCCGTTCCGAAAAATGGTGTACGACAGCGCCGAAGAGATGGAGGCCGTTGTGGGCAGCATTGCCGATAACGATTTTATCGCCCACTCGGAGGCCGTTTACCAGAAAACTCTAAGCAACGTCAAGGCGCTATTCGCCAAGATAAAAACGGTTTGA
- a CDS encoding plasmid pRiA4b ORF-3 family protein, with protein MSKIYQFKIELKGITPKIWRSVQLNEDAQLLDLHYAAQIAMGWYDSHLYQFENKGVIYGDPEALEDDNVQDDSTIDIVDVFKAEKDAISYVYDFGDNWEHTITLEKVIEAKEPLEHMICVGGKRNCPPEDCGGIPGYLDMLETLKNSESEEYKELIEWIGGEYNPEFFEMSIINDSFKEIEEQFLLDDEGDEEFDWNVADKN; from the coding sequence ATGAGTAAAATCTACCAATTTAAGATTGAGCTTAAGGGTATCACGCCAAAGATCTGGCGTAGCGTTCAGCTTAACGAAGATGCTCAGCTTTTAGACCTTCACTACGCTGCTCAAATTGCTATGGGATGGTACGACTCGCATCTCTACCAATTCGAGAACAAGGGGGTGATCTATGGCGATCCGGAGGCCCTGGAGGACGATAATGTTCAGGACGACTCGACCATTGACATTGTAGATGTGTTTAAAGCCGAAAAGGATGCCATTAGTTACGTCTACGATTTTGGCGACAACTGGGAGCATACAATTACGCTCGAAAAGGTTATCGAAGCCAAGGAACCGCTGGAGCACATGATCTGCGTGGGCGGCAAGCGCAACTGCCCTCCCGAGGATTGTGGAGGCATTCCCGGATACCTCGACATGCTCGAAACGCTCAAGAATTCCGAAAGCGAGGAGTACAAGGAGCTGATCGAATGGATCGGCGGGGAATACAATCCTGAATTCTTCGAGATGAGCATCATCAACGATTCATTCAAGGAGATTGAGGAGCAATTCCTACTCGACGATGAGGGAGACGAGGAGTTTGACTGGAACGTAGCAGACAAGAACTAA
- the folD gene encoding bifunctional methylenetetrahydrofolate dehydrogenase/methenyltetrahydrofolate cyclohydrolase FolD, giving the protein MNLIDGKKIASEIKAEIAAEVKEMVAQGNKVPHLAAIIVGHDGASETYVGHKEKGCAEVGFRSTIIRFEEDDAEAELLATIKKLNEDPEVDGFIVQLPLPKHIDENKVIEAIDPKKDVDGFHPTNVGRMMIGLPSYISATPFGILELLKRYNIETSGKHAVVIGRSNIVGRPMANLLSQKGYPGDCTVTVCHSRTKNLKEVCLSADIIIAALGAPEFVTAEMVKEGAVVIDVGITRVKSATTKSGWKLLGDVKFDEVAPKCSYITPVPGGVGATTIVALLTNTLKACKKEIYK; this is encoded by the coding sequence ATGAACCTAATTGACGGTAAGAAGATTGCCTCCGAAATAAAAGCCGAAATAGCTGCAGAGGTTAAGGAAATGGTTGCCCAAGGGAACAAGGTTCCCCATTTGGCTGCAATTATTGTAGGCCACGATGGCGCTAGCGAGACCTACGTTGGCCATAAGGAAAAAGGATGCGCAGAAGTTGGCTTTAGGTCAACCATCATCCGATTTGAGGAGGATGATGCTGAAGCCGAGCTGCTGGCAACCATTAAGAAGCTAAACGAAGACCCTGAAGTAGATGGGTTCATCGTTCAACTACCGCTGCCCAAGCATATCGACGAGAATAAGGTGATTGAGGCAATAGATCCTAAAAAGGATGTTGACGGGTTCCATCCAACCAACGTTGGCCGAATGATGATTGGGCTTCCCTCCTACATCTCGGCTACCCCATTTGGGATACTGGAGCTCCTCAAGCGCTACAACATCGAAACATCCGGCAAGCATGCCGTGGTTATCGGCCGTAGTAACATTGTAGGGCGTCCAATGGCCAACCTGCTATCGCAAAAGGGCTACCCTGGCGACTGCACCGTAACCGTTTGCCACAGCCGCACCAAGAATCTTAAGGAGGTTTGCCTTTCGGCTGACATCATTATTGCCGCACTTGGCGCACCCGAATTCGTTACCGCCGAAATGGTAAAAGAGGGTGCTGTAGTTATCGACGTAGGTATTACCCGCGTTAAATCGGCGACTACCAAGTCGGGGTGGAAGCTACTTGGCGATGTTAAGTTCGATGAGGTTGCCCCCAAATGCAGCTACATTACGCCTGTTCCTGGTGGCGTTGGTGCAACAACCATTGTTGCGCTTCTAACCAACACCCTAAAGGCTTGCAAAAAGGAAATCTACAAGTAA
- the ffh gene encoding signal recognition particle protein yields MFENLSDRLDRAFKLLKGEGKITDINIAETVKDIRKALLDADVSYKVAKTFTDDVKKKALGQDVLNSVKPGQMMTKIVHDELVQLMGGEMVDIDIKGTPAVILIAGLQGSGKTTFSGKLASFIKSKKGRQPLLVAGDVYRPAAIQQLKILAEQIEVPVYTEEGSKNPVEIAKNAVKYAREQGQNVVIIDTAGRLAVDEAMMQEVENIKKAVNPSEILFVVDSMTGQDAVNTAKEFNDRLNFDGVVLTKLDGDTRGGAALSIRSVVDKPIKFVSSGEKMDALQVFHPERMADRILGMGDIVTLVEKAQEQYDVEQARNLQKKIAKDQFNFNDFLSQIGQIKKMGNLKDLAGMIPGLGKMMKNIDIDDNAFKGIEAIIKSMTPGEREDPSVINGSRRKRIAEGSGTTIQEVNRLLKQFEDTRKMMKMMAGGPRAMGGMMKGMKGMKR; encoded by the coding sequence ATGTTCGAGAATTTATCCGACAGGTTAGACAGGGCATTTAAGTTGCTGAAGGGTGAAGGTAAGATCACCGACATCAACATTGCCGAAACCGTAAAAGATATCCGTAAGGCACTTCTAGATGCCGACGTTAGCTATAAGGTTGCCAAAACCTTTACCGACGACGTAAAGAAGAAGGCTCTTGGTCAAGACGTACTCAACTCCGTTAAGCCAGGTCAGATGATGACCAAGATCGTTCACGACGAACTGGTGCAGCTCATGGGTGGCGAAATGGTCGACATCGATATTAAGGGAACTCCAGCCGTAATCCTTATTGCCGGTCTACAAGGTTCTGGTAAAACCACCTTCTCGGGTAAGCTAGCCTCGTTCATAAAGAGCAAAAAAGGTCGTCAACCTTTGCTCGTTGCCGGCGACGTTTACCGTCCAGCCGCTATCCAGCAGCTGAAAATACTTGCCGAACAAATAGAAGTTCCTGTTTACACAGAAGAGGGAAGCAAGAATCCTGTAGAGATTGCCAAGAATGCCGTAAAGTACGCCAGAGAGCAAGGTCAAAATGTGGTTATCATCGATACCGCGGGACGTTTGGCTGTCGACGAGGCGATGATGCAGGAGGTTGAAAATATCAAGAAAGCGGTTAACCCAAGCGAAATCCTTTTCGTTGTCGACTCGATGACCGGTCAGGATGCCGTAAACACCGCAAAGGAGTTCAACGACAGGCTCAACTTCGACGGCGTTGTCCTAACCAAGCTCGATGGTGATACCCGAGGCGGTGCCGCTCTTTCGATTCGCTCGGTGGTAGATAAGCCTATCAAGTTTGTAAGCTCAGGCGAAAAGATGGATGCCCTTCAGGTGTTCCACCCCGAGCGTATGGCCGACCGTATCTTGGGCATGGGTGATATCGTTACCCTTGTTGAAAAGGCACAGGAGCAGTACGATGTAGAGCAAGCCCGTAACCTTCAAAAGAAGATTGCCAAGGATCAGTTCAACTTCAACGACTTCCTTTCGCAGATTGGCCAAATCAAGAAGATGGGTAACCTCAAGGATCTTGCAGGCATGATCCCAGGCCTTGGCAAGATGATGAAGAACATCGACATCGACGATAACGCCTTTAAGGGAATTGAAGCCATCATCAAGTCGATGACCCCCGGAGAACGCGAAGATCCATCCGTAATCAACGGTAGCCGCCGCAAGCGTATTGCCGAAGGTAGCGGCACCACCATCCAAGAGGTAAACCGCCTGCTTAAGCAGTTTGAGGATACCCGCAAGATGATGAAGATGATGGCAGGTGGACCACGTGCAATGGGCGGCATGATGAAAGGCATGAAGGGCATGAAACGATAA